Proteins encoded by one window of Rutidosis leptorrhynchoides isolate AG116_Rl617_1_P2 chromosome 7, CSIRO_AGI_Rlap_v1, whole genome shotgun sequence:
- the LOC139859416 gene encoding AP2-like ethylene-responsive transcription factor ANT, which translates to MKSLNNNDNNKNSNNWLGFSLSPHMNTNSTMEGSPPPPNPSSSSHPTTYFNLPCHFNNYLNNYGVEGENGNSGIYSSFPIMPLKSDGSLCLMEAITRSQSQGMVSSTPPKLENFFDGSTMYYNQNQEHNHMPRQQQIQTQNYPDYSSFRPLYQTVQQDQQVKEHDQNITAHDHLHHHQQVPISIGQYDDDDDVTGMKNWNYHSSADHHGGYGDLQSLSLSMSFGCVNSAPQQQQQQQQQQIIPAPVAVSANMITDNCVGVMDTKKRGSEKVDQRKQVVHRKCLDTFGQRTSQYRGVTRHRWTGRYEAHLWDNSCKKEGQSRKGRQVYLGGYDMEERAARAYDLAALKYWGPATHINFPLENYEQEVLEMKNMSRQEYVAHLRRRSSGFSRGASVYRGVTRHHQHGRWQARIGRVAGNKDLYLGTFSTQEEAAEAYDVAAIKFRGVNAVTNFDISRYNVEKIIASNTLLAGELARRTKEVIVTNNQLLSVDPTAHNEEPKTMFTELTANRNMLDWKMTLYDQNGTGSTLEGDESSSKLETHLSNASSLLTSLSTSREDSPERSNGGGLSMVLETPSSSASKFLGNSSGDNTWIPTETNQMRTQIPVFAAWTDA; encoded by the exons ATGAAGTCTTtgaacaacaatgacaacaacaaaaATAGTAACAATTGGTTAGGCTTCTCTCTCTCTCCTCATATGAACACAAATTCAACCATGGAAggttcaccaccaccaccaaatcCTTCTTCTTCATCTCACCCCACAACTTATTTTAATCTTCCTTGTCATTTCAACAACTACTTAAACAATTATGGAGTTGAAGGTGAAAATGGTAATAGTGGGATTTACTCTTCTTTTCCTATTATGCCCCTCAAGTCTGATGGTTCACTTTGTTTGATGGAAGCCATCACTAGATCACAATCACAAG GAATGGTTAGTTCAACACCACCAAAACTTGAGAATTTCTTTGATGGTAGTACAATGTACTACAACCAAAATCAAGAACACAACCATATGCCACGTCAGCAACAGATTCAAACCCAAAACTACCCAGATTACTCTAGCTTCAGACCTTTGTACCAAACTGTACAACAAGATCAACAAGTCAAGGAACATGACCAGAATATTACTGCTCATgatcaccttcatcatcatcaacaagtACCAATTAGTATTGgtcaatatgatgatgatgatgacgtcaCTGGTATGAAGAACTGGAACTATCATTCAAGTGCTGATCATCATGGTGGTTATGGGGATCTACAGTCACTTAGTTTGTCAATGAGCTTTGGTTGTGTTAACTctgcaccacaacaacaacaacaacaacagcaacagcaaattATACCTGCTCCTGTTGCTGTTTCTGCTAATATGATTACTGATAATTGTGTTGGTGTTATGGATACCAAAAAAAGAGGGTCTGAAAAGGTTGACCAACGCAAACAAGTTGTTCATAGGAAATGTTTGGATACATTTGGTCAAAGAACCTCTCAGTACAGAGGTGTTACCAG GCATAGATGGACTGGTAGATATGAAGCACATTTGTGGGACAATAGTTGCAAGAAAGAAGGCCAAAGTAGGAAGGGAAGACAAG TTTATCTGG GTGGGTATGATATGGAAGAGAGAGCTGCTAGAGCATATGATTTAGCAGCACTCAAGTATTGGGGTCCTGCAACTCACATCAATTTTCCG TTGGAGAACTATGAACAAGAAGTTTTGGAGATGAAGAATATGTCCAGACAAGAATATGTAGCTCATTTGAGAAG GAGAAGCAGTGGTTTCTCCAGGGGAGCCTCAGTCTACAGAGGAGTAACAAG ACATCATCAACATGGCCGATGGCAAGCTCGGATTGGCCGTGTGGCTGGAAACAAAGATCTTTACTTGGGCACATtca GCACCCAAGAGGAGGCTGCTGAGGCTTATGATGTAGCAGCAATCAAATTTCGGGGCGTTAATGCAGTCACAAATTTCGATATATCAAGATACAATGTTGAAAAGATCATTGCAAGTAACACCCTTTTGGCCGGTGAACTAGCTAGGCGAACCAAGGAAGTAATCGTTACAAACAATCAGCTTTTATCTGTGGACCCCACGGCTCATAACGAGGAACCTAAGACCATGTTTACTGAGCTCACAGCCAATAGGAACATGTTGGACTGGAAAATGACACTATATGATCAGAATGGGACTGGATCCACGCTTGAGGGCGATGAGTCATCGTCTAAACTTGAAACACATTTGTCGAATGCTTCTTCGTTGCTGACGAGTTTAAGTACCTCGCGCGAAGATAGCCCTGAGAGAAGCAACGGTGGTGGTCTTTCGATGGTTCTTGAAACGCCTTCGTCATCGGCTTCAAAGTTTTTAGGAAATTCATCTGGTGATAATACTTGGATCCCAACAGAAACAAATCAAATGAGGACTCAAATCCCTGTGTTTGCTGCATGGACAGATGCATGA